CATGCGCGCGGCGCCGCAGAAGGCTTGCGCAGGCGGGCAAAGTCGGCCGGGCGCTTTTCCAGGAAGGCGGCGATGCCCTCGCGCGACTCCTCGGTTCCCTGCGACAGCGGCATGTACAGGGCTTCGAGTTCGAGCTGCTGCTCCAGCGTGTTGCGCGGCGCCATGCGGCACAGGTGCTTGATGCGGCCCATGGCCAGCTCGGGGCCGCGCGCGATCTGCTGCGCCAGCTCCAGCGCCTGCTGCAGCGCCTGGCCCGGCTCGGCCAGGCGGTTGACCACGCCCAGCTGGTGCAGGCGCTCGCCGCTGACCGGCTGGCCCGTCAGGCACAGCTCGGTCAGCAGCTGGCGCGACAGATGCTCGGCCAGCAGCGCCGTGGCGCCGCCGTCGGGCGTGAGGCCGACCTTGACGTAGGCCACCGCGAACACGGCGTTCCTGGCCGCCACCAGCATGTCGCCAGCCAGCGCCAGCGACAGGCCGGCGCCGGCGGCGGCGCCCTCCACGGCGACGATGACCGGCTTGGGGCAGTCGCGCAGCGTGCGGATCAGGTCGTGCAGGCCTTCGAGCTTTTGCCGGCGCGCGGCCATCGGCAGCTCGCGCCGGGTGGCCAACTGGCGCAGGTCGCCGCCCGCGCAGAAATGCCCGCCCTCGCCCGTCAGCACCACGGCGCCGACGCTGCTGTCGGCGCCGGCGGCGTGCAGCGCCTCGGTCATGCCCTGGTAGAAGCCGGGGGTGAGCGCGTTGCGCGCCGCCGGGTTGTTGTTAGACAGGATGAGTACCGCGCCATCGCGGCGGGCGAGCAAGGCTGGGGCATCCATGGCCACTTCCTCCAGGGTCTGATTGATACTATTTTGATAGCTGTCAACGCTTGCCAGGCAAGGGTTTTTGGCTGTTTTGACTGTTTTTTCAGACTGCTTTTCGGCAGTTTCAGTCGCGCAGCGCCATCCAGCGCGCCAGGTGGTGATCCATGTCGCCGAGC
This portion of the Melaminivora jejuensis genome encodes:
- a CDS encoding oxepin-CoA hydrolase, alternative type — translated: MDAPALLARRDGAVLILSNNNPAARNALTPGFYQGMTEALHAAGADSSVGAVVLTGEGGHFCAGGDLRQLATRRELPMAARRQKLEGLHDLIRTLRDCPKPVIVAVEGAAAGAGLSLALAGDMLVAARNAVFAVAYVKVGLTPDGGATALLAEHLSRQLLTELCLTGQPVSGERLHQLGVVNRLAEPGQALQQALELAQQIARGPELAMGRIKHLCRMAPRNTLEQQLELEALYMPLSQGTEESREGIAAFLEKRPADFARLRKPSAAPRA